AGCCCGCCGTTTGGCCTCAGGATCCGCAGCTCGCCTCCGAGATGCTCCGCCGCGGAGAGAGCGCGGGGGACCACCCGTGACGAACCGGCACACGGAGCAACTGACGGCGGCGATCGACCGCGCGGTGCGCGAGGTGCTCGCCCGGGGCCTGCAGGACCCGCGGGTGTCGGGGCTCATCACCGTCACCGAGGTCCGGCTGTCGCCCGACCTGCGCGAGGCCGACATCGGCGTCACGGTGCTGCCCCTGGAGAAAGAGCCCCTCACGCTGCACGGGCTGCAGAGCGCCGCGGCGCACATCCGCCGGGAGGTCGGTGATCTGGTCCACACGCGCCAGATGCCGGTTCTACGCTTCCGCGCGGACCACACGGTGCGCAAGCAGGCGGCCCTGCTGCGAGATCTGGACCGGGCTCGCGCGGACCTGGAGGCCCGCGAGCGCGGGTCGTCCGGGGAGGAGGCGACGTCGTGACACCCCCCGAGCAGAGTTCGCGCCGGCTCGCGTCGCTCGTCAAGAAACTGCGCGCCGCCGCTCCCGAGCCCGCGCCCGCGGACGAGACGGAGGTCATCCCCGGCGCCGAGGGCGGGGTGCAGCGCGTCATTCAGTCGCTCCTGCTCTGGGAAGCGTCGAGCGCGCAGGCACGCCAGGGCCTCCGCCGCCTGCGCGAGGGCTTCGTCGACGTCAACGAGCTGCGCGTGAGCATGGCCGACGAGATCGCGTCGGTGCTGGGAGAGAAGTACCCGCTCGTCGCCGAGCGTGCGGCCCGGCTGCGCCTGGTGCTGCAGGACGTCTACCGCCGGCACTGCGCCATGACACTGGCCCCGCTCGCCCAGCTCGGGAAGCGCGAGGCCCGCGCCGTGCTGGAGGGCTTCGAGGGCATGCCCGTCTACGCCGCGGCCCGAGTCTCGCTGCTGGAGTTCGGCGGGCACGGCGTGCCGTGCGACGAACGACTGCGGGCGCTGCTGGCACGCGAGGGCGTCCTCGACGAGGCAACCGGCGTCGAGGCCGCGTCGAGCTGGCTGGAGCGGCAGGTCCGGGCCGAGGACTCGCTGGAGACCCACCGGGTGCTGCAGGCGTGGTCCGACGAAGAAGGCGCCGCGCCGCGGCGCGACCGACGGCCCGCGCCAACGTCGAGCACCGCGACGGCCGCCCCCGCGAAGCGTCCGAAGAGGCGGGCACCATCGAAGACCAAGGGCAGGGGCGAGCCGGCGGCTCGCCGCGCGGGCGGGAAGACTCGCTCGGGGGGCTGACGCGCATGAGCACGGGCCGCACCAGGCGATGGCTGAGCGGGGTGGCGTGCGCCGCGGTGCGCGGCACGTGCATCACGGGCGCCGGCGTCGGGCTGCTCCTCACGCTCGCGCCGGGCGGATGCGCCGCGCGCGGCGCACGCGGCGTGGACGGCGCCGGTGACGCATCGCAAGCGCCCGCGGCCCCGTACCGCCCGTTGCGCGACCTCGCATCCCGCCAGGCTGCCAAGCCCGATGCCAGGGCGATCGGCGCGCCGGCTCTCCCCGGGCTCTCGGGCGAGGCGCGACCGACGCCCGCGCCGGACGACCCTCGCGCGCGGCTTGATGTCGA
Above is a window of Planctomycetota bacterium DNA encoding:
- the rbfA gene encoding 30S ribosome-binding factor RbfA; its protein translation is MTNRHTEQLTAAIDRAVREVLARGLQDPRVSGLITVTEVRLSPDLREADIGVTVLPLEKEPLTLHGLQSAAAHIRREVGDLVHTRQMPVLRFRADHTVRKQAALLRDLDRARADLEARERGSSGEEATS